A genomic region of Raphanus sativus cultivar WK10039 chromosome 6, ASM80110v3, whole genome shotgun sequence contains the following coding sequences:
- the LOC108813022 gene encoding phosphoinositide phosphatase SAC2 isoform X2: protein MAASERSMDQQVDTSSSSFLQKFRLYETRSNFYMIGRDKNRTFWKVLKLDRTEQTELNFRQDTTPYTEAECFETLRRIHEGNRSSGGLKFVTTCYGIIGFIRFLGPYYMLIITKRRKLGEICGHTVYGVAKSRIVTIPHASVLSNVAYSKDEKRYKRLLCSVDLTKDFFFSYSYHIMHSLQRNLTNNAEGHSYYESMFVWNEYLTRRIRNSPKDCMWTVALVYGFFKQVKLSVSEKNFRLTLIARRSRHYAGTRYLKRGVNEKGRVANDVETEQIVYEDGHPVRISSVVQNRGSIPLFWSQDTSRLNIKPDIILSGKDPNFEATKLHFENLARRYGNPIIVLNLIKTREKRPRETILRVEFANAIKFINKGLSKEERLRPLHWDLHKHSRKKGTNVLAILGRLATYALNLTGVFYCQLTPDGFQNSAGECSTTDEIASDSLVEKNGNDTTVLQKGVLRTNCIDCLDRTNVAQYAYGLVAFGRQLHALGLTESATVDLDNPLAEDLMGIYEMMGDTLALQYGGSAAHNKIFCERRGQWKAATQSQELFRTLQRYYSNAYMDAEKQDAINLFLGYFQPQQDKPALWELGSDQHYNAARFLASSVPEISRSTMKRSLSESSILSEGSTVAGRHGLGEKDDEVKGVSDSAPEIKTAMIAGSFSAPPATLEDIGLEDILESDCFCNDDRHGGGDQCTCAAFDMDWVSSSGASCEDESYGRSTVVRSFETIPESTKIESEICVINTEREEVTTVEGEGIYGIPQGYVRWVMDEEEGHF from the exons ATGGCGGCGTCAGAGAGATCGATGGACCAACAAGTCGACACGAGTTCTTCTTCCTTCTTACAAAAGTTCAGACTTTATGAAACACGCTCG aACTTCTACATGATTGGTAGAGACAAAAACCGAACCTTTTGGAAGGTTCTCAAGCTAGACAGAACAGAGCAAACAGAGCTCAACTTCCGCCAAGACACAACCCCTTACACAGAAGCTGAATGCTTCGAGACTCTCAGAAGGATACACGAAGGGAACAGATCCTCCGGTGGGTTAAAATTCGTCACCACTTGCTACGGAATCATCG GGTTCATAAGGTTCTTGGGACCTTACTACATGCTGATAATCACCAAGAGAAGGAAGCTCGGTGAGATCTGTGGGCACACTGTTTATGGTGTAGCAAAGAGCAGGATTGTTACGATTCCACATGCCTCTGTGCTGTCCAATGTGGCTTATTCTAAGGATGAGAAAAG gtacAAGAGGCTTCTATGCAGTGTTGATCTGACAAAGGACTTCTTCTTCAGCTATTCCTATCACATCATGCACTCACTTCAGAGGAATCTGACAAACAATGCTGAAGGACACAGTTACTATGAATCAATGTTTGTCTGGAACGAGTACTTAACTCGACGGATTCGAAATAGTCCCAAGGACTGTATGTGGACAGTTGCCCTTGTGTATGGATTCTTCAAACAG GTTAAACTATCAGTTTCTGAGAAGAACTTTAGATTGACTCTAATTGCGCGAAGATCTAGGCATTATGCTGGCACAAG ATATCTGAAACGTGGTGTGAACGAGAAAGGAAGGGTAGCTAATGATGTAGAGACAGAGCAGATTGTTTACGAGGATGGTCACCCCGTCCGAATAAGTTCTGTAGTTCAGAACCGTGGCTCCATACCTTTGTTCTGGTCTCAGGATACCTCACGCTTGAATATCAAACCTGATatcatat TGTCAGGGAAAGACCCTAACTTCGAGGCAACCAAACTGCATTTCGAAAATCTAGCAAGGAGATATGGGAATCCAATCATAGTACTGAACTTGATCAAG acacgTGAAAAGAGACCCCGTGAGACTATCCTGCGCGTAGAGTTTGCAAATGCTATTAAGTTTATAAACAAAGGACTAAGCAAGGAGGAGCGTCTAAGGCCTCTCCACTGGGATTTGCATAAACACTCCAGAAA AAAAGGCACAAACGTGTTGGCGATTCTCGGCAGGTTGGCTACTTACGCACTCAACTTGACTGGCGTCTTCTACTGTCAGCTAACTCCAGATGGGTTTCAGAACAGCGCTGGTGAATGTTCCACTACAGATGAGATTGCATCAGATTCATTGGTGGAGAAGAATGGTAATGACACCACCGTGCTTCAGAAAGGAGTCTTGAGGACGAACTGCATAGACTGTTTAGACCGGACCAACGTTGCTCAGTACGCTTATGGTTTGGTAGCATTCGGGCGTCAACTCCATGCTTTGGGATTAACAGAGTCTGCTACCGTTGATCTAGATAACCCTCTGGCTGAAGATTTGATGGGAATCTATGAGATGATGGGAGACACTCTTGCGCTTCAGTATGGAGGTTCCGCAGCACACAACAAG ATATTTTGTGAAAGGCGTGGTCAATGGAAAGCGGCTACTCAGTCTCAGGAACTATTCAGAACATTGCAACGTTACTACAGTAACGCTTATATGGATGCTGAAAAGCAAGATGCCATTAACTT GTTCTTGGGATACTTTCAGCCACAACAAGATAAGCCAGCTCTATGGGAATTAGGTTCTGATCAGCATTACAATGCAGCAAGGTTTCTTGCCAGTTCTGTACCGGAGATCTCAAG GTCTACAATGAAACGGTCTCTATCAGAGAGTAGCATCCTCAGCGAGGGTAGTACAGTAGCTGGTAGACATGGTTTAGGTGAGAAGGATGATGAAGTTAAAGGTGTATCAGATTCAGCACCTGAGATCAAAACTGCCATGATTGCTGGTAGTTTCag TGCTCCACCAGCGACGTTGGAGGATATAGGTTTAGAAGATATACTTGAAAGCGATTGCTTCTGCAATGATGATAGGCATGGTGGTGGTGACCAATGTACGTGTGCAGCTTTTGATATGGATTGGGTTTCTTCTTCAGGAGCCTCTTGTGAAGATGAGAGTTACGGAag ATCAACAGTGGTTAGATCTTTTGAAACCATCCCTGAAAGTACAAAAATAGAGTCAGAGATCTGTGTCATTAACACAGAG agAGAAGAAGTAACAACTGTGGAGGGAGAAGGCATATATGGGATTCCACAAGGTTATGTGAGGTGGGTGATGGATGAAGAAGAGGGGCATTTCTG A
- the LOC108813022 gene encoding phosphoinositide phosphatase SAC2 isoform X1 → MAASERSMDQQVDTSSSSFLQKFRLYETRSNFYMIGRDKNRTFWKVLKLDRTEQTELNFRQDTTPYTEAECFETLRRIHEGNRSSGGLKFVTTCYGIIGFIRFLGPYYMLIITKRRKLGEICGHTVYGVAKSRIVTIPHASVLSNVAYSKDEKRYKRLLCSVDLTKDFFFSYSYHIMHSLQRNLTNNAEGHSYYESMFVWNEYLTRRIRNSPKDCMWTVALVYGFFKQVKLSVSEKNFRLTLIARRSRHYAGTRYLKRGVNEKGRVANDVETEQIVYEDGHPVRISSVVQNRGSIPLFWSQDTSRLNIKPDIILSGKDPNFEATKLHFENLARRYGNPIIVLNLIKTREKRPRETILRVEFANAIKFINKGLSKEERLRPLHWDLHKHSRKKGTNVLAILGRLATYALNLTGVFYCQLTPDGFQNSAGECSTTDEIASDSLVEKNGNDTTVLQKGVLRTNCIDCLDRTNVAQYAYGLVAFGRQLHALGLTESATVDLDNPLAEDLMGIYEMMGDTLALQYGGSAAHNKIFCERRGQWKAATQSQELFRTLQRYYSNAYMDAEKQDAINLFLGYFQPQQDKPALWELGSDQHYNAARFLASSVPEISRSTMKRSLSESSILSEGSTVAGRHGLGEKDDEVKGVSDSAPEIKTAMIAGSFSAPPATLEDIGLEDILESDCFCNDDRHGGGDQCTCAAFDMDWVSSSGASCEDESYGRSTVVRSFETIPESTKIESEICVINTEREEVTTVEGEGIYGIPQGYVRWVMDEEEGHFW, encoded by the exons ATGGCGGCGTCAGAGAGATCGATGGACCAACAAGTCGACACGAGTTCTTCTTCCTTCTTACAAAAGTTCAGACTTTATGAAACACGCTCG aACTTCTACATGATTGGTAGAGACAAAAACCGAACCTTTTGGAAGGTTCTCAAGCTAGACAGAACAGAGCAAACAGAGCTCAACTTCCGCCAAGACACAACCCCTTACACAGAAGCTGAATGCTTCGAGACTCTCAGAAGGATACACGAAGGGAACAGATCCTCCGGTGGGTTAAAATTCGTCACCACTTGCTACGGAATCATCG GGTTCATAAGGTTCTTGGGACCTTACTACATGCTGATAATCACCAAGAGAAGGAAGCTCGGTGAGATCTGTGGGCACACTGTTTATGGTGTAGCAAAGAGCAGGATTGTTACGATTCCACATGCCTCTGTGCTGTCCAATGTGGCTTATTCTAAGGATGAGAAAAG gtacAAGAGGCTTCTATGCAGTGTTGATCTGACAAAGGACTTCTTCTTCAGCTATTCCTATCACATCATGCACTCACTTCAGAGGAATCTGACAAACAATGCTGAAGGACACAGTTACTATGAATCAATGTTTGTCTGGAACGAGTACTTAACTCGACGGATTCGAAATAGTCCCAAGGACTGTATGTGGACAGTTGCCCTTGTGTATGGATTCTTCAAACAG GTTAAACTATCAGTTTCTGAGAAGAACTTTAGATTGACTCTAATTGCGCGAAGATCTAGGCATTATGCTGGCACAAG ATATCTGAAACGTGGTGTGAACGAGAAAGGAAGGGTAGCTAATGATGTAGAGACAGAGCAGATTGTTTACGAGGATGGTCACCCCGTCCGAATAAGTTCTGTAGTTCAGAACCGTGGCTCCATACCTTTGTTCTGGTCTCAGGATACCTCACGCTTGAATATCAAACCTGATatcatat TGTCAGGGAAAGACCCTAACTTCGAGGCAACCAAACTGCATTTCGAAAATCTAGCAAGGAGATATGGGAATCCAATCATAGTACTGAACTTGATCAAG acacgTGAAAAGAGACCCCGTGAGACTATCCTGCGCGTAGAGTTTGCAAATGCTATTAAGTTTATAAACAAAGGACTAAGCAAGGAGGAGCGTCTAAGGCCTCTCCACTGGGATTTGCATAAACACTCCAGAAA AAAAGGCACAAACGTGTTGGCGATTCTCGGCAGGTTGGCTACTTACGCACTCAACTTGACTGGCGTCTTCTACTGTCAGCTAACTCCAGATGGGTTTCAGAACAGCGCTGGTGAATGTTCCACTACAGATGAGATTGCATCAGATTCATTGGTGGAGAAGAATGGTAATGACACCACCGTGCTTCAGAAAGGAGTCTTGAGGACGAACTGCATAGACTGTTTAGACCGGACCAACGTTGCTCAGTACGCTTATGGTTTGGTAGCATTCGGGCGTCAACTCCATGCTTTGGGATTAACAGAGTCTGCTACCGTTGATCTAGATAACCCTCTGGCTGAAGATTTGATGGGAATCTATGAGATGATGGGAGACACTCTTGCGCTTCAGTATGGAGGTTCCGCAGCACACAACAAG ATATTTTGTGAAAGGCGTGGTCAATGGAAAGCGGCTACTCAGTCTCAGGAACTATTCAGAACATTGCAACGTTACTACAGTAACGCTTATATGGATGCTGAAAAGCAAGATGCCATTAACTT GTTCTTGGGATACTTTCAGCCACAACAAGATAAGCCAGCTCTATGGGAATTAGGTTCTGATCAGCATTACAATGCAGCAAGGTTTCTTGCCAGTTCTGTACCGGAGATCTCAAG GTCTACAATGAAACGGTCTCTATCAGAGAGTAGCATCCTCAGCGAGGGTAGTACAGTAGCTGGTAGACATGGTTTAGGTGAGAAGGATGATGAAGTTAAAGGTGTATCAGATTCAGCACCTGAGATCAAAACTGCCATGATTGCTGGTAGTTTCag TGCTCCACCAGCGACGTTGGAGGATATAGGTTTAGAAGATATACTTGAAAGCGATTGCTTCTGCAATGATGATAGGCATGGTGGTGGTGACCAATGTACGTGTGCAGCTTTTGATATGGATTGGGTTTCTTCTTCAGGAGCCTCTTGTGAAGATGAGAGTTACGGAag ATCAACAGTGGTTAGATCTTTTGAAACCATCCCTGAAAGTACAAAAATAGAGTCAGAGATCTGTGTCATTAACACAGAG agAGAAGAAGTAACAACTGTGGAGGGAGAAGGCATATATGGGATTCCACAAGGTTATGTGAGGTGGGTGATGGATGAAGAAGAGGGGCATTTCTGGTGA